A part of Eubacterium sp. AB3007 genomic DNA contains:
- a CDS encoding 3'-5' exoribonuclease YhaM family protein, whose protein sequence is MKEIFVNELETGLEFMSFFMVKSIAVRMGANHKLYLDLTLGDRTGEVNGKKWDVSEAEAESLKKIKEGDVIKVKAQVTEWQNQKQLRISRIRLSAPSDGIVIGEYIKAAPEKPKDMYDYIHGVAENMEDQDLRAICLRVLEDNREKLMYYPAASKNHHAEYAGLLYHMKRMLMAGLALCEVYTDLKRDLVCAGVIVHDMQKIFEIQSDENGISPGYSFEGQLLGHIVMGVKYMDRLSEELGFPREKAIMLEHMILSHHYEPEFGSPKKPLFPEAEVLHYLDILDARMYDMFSALETTDPGMFSDRIWTLDNRRLYRPMEDE, encoded by the coding sequence GTGAAGGAAATATTTGTAAATGAACTGGAAACCGGGCTGGAGTTCATGAGTTTTTTCATGGTGAAGAGCATCGCTGTCCGCATGGGGGCGAACCACAAGCTATACCTGGATCTGACTCTGGGCGACAGGACCGGAGAGGTTAACGGAAAGAAATGGGACGTGTCTGAGGCGGAAGCGGAGAGCCTGAAGAAGATCAAGGAAGGCGATGTGATCAAGGTAAAGGCACAGGTTACGGAGTGGCAGAACCAGAAGCAGCTGCGCATCAGCCGGATCCGCCTGTCTGCTCCCTCGGATGGCATCGTCATCGGGGAATATATCAAGGCGGCGCCTGAGAAGCCGAAGGATATGTACGATTACATCCACGGTGTCGCAGAGAACATGGAGGATCAGGATCTGCGGGCGATCTGTCTGCGGGTGCTGGAGGATAACAGAGAGAAACTCATGTACTACCCGGCTGCATCCAAGAACCACCATGCCGAGTATGCCGGTCTTCTCTATCACATGAAGAGAATGCTCATGGCCGGGCTGGCTCTGTGCGAGGTCTATACGGATCTGAAGAGGGATCTGGTCTGTGCCGGTGTTATCGTCCATGATATGCAGAAGATCTTTGAGATCCAGTCGGATGAGAACGGGATCTCCCCGGGCTACTCCTTCGAGGGGCAACTGCTTGGGCATATCGTTATGGGAGTGAAATACATGGACAGACTCAGCGAGGAACTTGGATTCCCTCGGGAGAAGGCGATCATGCTGGAGCATATGATCCTTTCCCATCACTATGAGCCAGAGTTCGGCAGCCCCAAGAAGCCACTGTTTCCTGAGGCGGAAGTGTTGCACTATCTGGACATCCTGGATGCTCGGATGTATGATATGTTCAGCGCGTTGGAGACGACCGATCCGGGGATGTTCTCCGATCGGATCTGGACACTGGATAACCGCAGACTATATAGACCCATGGAGGATGAGTAA
- a CDS encoding Cna B-type domain-containing protein: protein MSRKVFVIMVSVLLCWSLLIGNQAVFAEEGDAGQDAAQKEEITKEVQKTDDNTAAAAAKESKDEDTVAEVSDTSDTIEPKTEKEESAPAASEEQAAEEPAAVQESNEQPKKSAKRAVQNDVITKIEALLSDGSGPVGDISQWQVFRLNAKFALPNGQVHAGDTTTITLPEKLRFDQTAGFDITDEDGNVVARATINGPNKTINIVYTDFVENHSDITGKFHVYVKVDRDKVDEAEDIPLNIDVNGNVVYGGDVHFIGIPTPTAHMITKGGWQLASDDHRTITFNINVNTSGNEIKDAKIEDFMKNEGVSIVPSSLQILKGTWAAVHGDWEITNSTDITSQCEVTWGEGNKSYVISLGDIAADEGIRIRYNAVTEYDMVDGEVIRNDATLTGTEIRNYNASANATFYEAGGSAEGYVYSIRLHKEDEDGNSLAGAVFEVTRQASGQVVGRITTGSDGYAEVKGLLKDTYEIREITAPTGFVPLQEPLVVGPSDFGSDRVAPVTAVNKMDKISIPVEKTWVGTPADSVKITLTADGNKKEEVELTANGDWKHTFRDLPKYDPADGHEITYDVQEEDLEGYTSGRSGTAEDGFTFTNTISGKVSVPVTKVWEGPSQSSVTIDLLADGNKVDSVELSSDNNWQHTFRDLEKYDNGKEIEYTISEPEVNNYKTEITGNAQDGYTVTNVNTETTSVDVTKKWVGNQADAIVVRLFADGEEVDSATITDGTDWKHSFRDLPVYNKDGSKIEYTITEDGLDGYDTEITGDAEKGYVVTNTEQTTPEEPTPPEESLNKKTSKTSKASKNSSNPDTGDTNNLLASMAALLVSVGLLTALLLHRRKMSKTE from the coding sequence ATGTCAAGGAAGGTTTTTGTGATCATGGTCAGCGTTCTTCTGTGTTGGTCTCTTCTGATAGGTAATCAGGCAGTGTTCGCTGAAGAAGGGGATGCGGGCCAGGATGCAGCACAGAAAGAAGAGATCACAAAGGAAGTACAGAAGACAGACGATAATACTGCGGCTGCTGCCGCCAAAGAGTCGAAGGACGAGGACACGGTAGCCGAAGTATCAGACACATCTGATACAATAGAACCGAAAACTGAAAAGGAAGAATCCGCACCTGCCGCTTCTGAAGAACAGGCCGCCGAAGAGCCGGCTGCCGTACAGGAATCAAACGAGCAACCGAAGAAAAGCGCAAAGCGAGCGGTGCAGAATGATGTCATCACCAAGATCGAGGCACTGCTGAGTGACGGAAGCGGCCCTGTGGGGGACATCAGCCAGTGGCAGGTGTTCCGGCTGAACGCCAAGTTCGCCTTGCCCAACGGACAGGTGCACGCGGGGGATACCACAACGATCACCCTTCCTGAGAAATTGAGATTCGATCAGACGGCGGGGTTTGACATCACCGACGAAGATGGAAACGTAGTGGCGAGAGCCACCATCAACGGGCCGAACAAAACCATCAACATCGTCTATACGGACTTCGTAGAGAATCACTCTGACATCACCGGGAAGTTCCATGTGTACGTGAAGGTCGATAGAGATAAGGTGGACGAAGCAGAGGATATCCCTCTGAATATCGACGTGAACGGGAATGTCGTATATGGGGGAGATGTTCATTTCATCGGCATCCCGACGCCTACTGCGCATATGATCACCAAGGGCGGCTGGCAGCTGGCCTCGGATGACCACAGGACCATCACATTCAACATCAACGTCAACACGAGCGGGAACGAGATCAAGGACGCTAAGATTGAAGATTTTATGAAGAACGAGGGTGTCAGCATCGTTCCGAGTTCTCTACAGATCCTGAAGGGCACCTGGGCAGCGGTGCACGGCGACTGGGAAATCACGAATTCGACAGATATCACGAGCCAGTGTGAAGTGACCTGGGGAGAGGGGAACAAGTCTTACGTCATTTCGTTGGGAGATATCGCTGCCGATGAGGGCATCCGGATCCGATATAACGCTGTCACAGAGTACGATATGGTGGACGGAGAAGTCATCCGCAACGATGCAACCCTGACCGGCACCGAAATCAGGAATTACAACGCATCTGCAAACGCTACCTTCTACGAAGCAGGTGGTTCAGCGGAGGGCTATGTGTATTCCATCCGGCTGCACAAGGAAGACGAGGATGGGAACTCCCTTGCAGGCGCAGTGTTCGAAGTGACCCGTCAGGCCAGTGGCCAGGTTGTGGGAAGGATCACCACCGGAAGCGACGGATACGCAGAAGTGAAGGGTCTGCTGAAAGACACCTACGAGATCCGGGAGATCACAGCCCCAACAGGCTTTGTGCCTCTGCAGGAACCGTTGGTGGTGGGGCCGAGCGATTTCGGTTCGGATCGAGTGGCACCGGTCACTGCGGTCAATAAGATGGACAAAATCTCTATCCCGGTGGAGAAGACCTGGGTGGGAACACCTGCAGACAGTGTGAAGATCACGTTGACGGCCGATGGAAATAAGAAGGAGGAAGTTGAGCTTACCGCAAACGGCGACTGGAAGCACACCTTCCGTGATCTCCCCAAGTACGATCCTGCTGACGGACACGAGATCACCTACGATGTCCAGGAGGAGGATTTAGAAGGTTATACTTCCGGACGGAGTGGAACCGCAGAGGATGGCTTTACCTTCACCAATACCATCTCCGGCAAGGTGTCTGTCCCGGTGACCAAGGTGTGGGAAGGTCCCAGCCAGAGCAGTGTCACCATCGATCTTCTCGCGGACGGGAACAAAGTCGACAGTGTCGAGCTCAGCAGTGACAACAACTGGCAGCACACCTTCCGGGATCTCGAGAAATACGATAACGGCAAAGAGATCGAATACACGATCAGCGAGCCGGAAGTGAATAACTATAAGACAGAAATCACAGGAAATGCCCAAGACGGATATACGGTCACGAATGTGAATACAGAGACGACATCTGTAGATGTCACAAAGAAATGGGTCGGTAACCAGGCAGATGCGATCGTGGTCAGGCTCTTTGCAGATGGCGAGGAAGTCGACAGTGCGACGATCACAGATGGAACTGACTGGAAGCACTCATTCAGGGATCTGCCGGTCTACAACAAGGACGGAAGCAAGATCGAATATACAATAACAGAGGACGGTCTTGACGGATACGATACCGAGATCACAGGAGATGCGGAAAAGGGTTACGTGGTAACGAATACAGAGCAGACAACGCCTGAAGAACCAACTCCCCCCGAGGAGTCTTTGAACAAGAAGACATCGAAGACATCCAAAGCATCCAAGAACTCTTCCAACCCGGACACAGGAGACACTAACAATCTCCTCGCCTCCATGGCAGCATTGCTGGTTTCGGTGGGATTGCTCACAGCACTTCTTCTTCACAGAAGGAAGATGAGCAAGACTGAATGA
- a CDS encoding sensor histidine kinase: MDKGIYMDYELIAKALFESFETIYDIDLETSAYKCFHESEDYKKLKLEKSGDNFFEALPSGVEEIIAEDDREYVLEMLSRDNLVRGLQDDKYYTFIYRIKRNGKEVYHQITATLQPTEEGTHVYMGVKNIDNLMQREIRHRAELSSLQQKEANHMKAVLASSAAYMEINLSKDLVLEKSDDITAVEKRFIKRIPSLEEIPRYSDLHDWICENLVVENEKQYREVGSPEALLNHFYGGTLRASVLFSISTKEGGILPCREVFYLYKDQETDDVHMFCVIYDLTEQQKREQEKKQLEQALRMSRIRNFTSQMQPHFLYNALGSIQEVILMDPEYASELLGYFTVHLRSCIRAMTKDEPLAFSQELENVKAYVSIEKMRFGNKLRMEYDTRVTRFSILPLTIQPLVENAIRHGIYGRGPEGGVVYVRTRERADRWIVEIEDTGVGFDVEEYYRRQRIGEGDSTGLRNIQFRLEKVMGASLKVESKIGIGTKVTVSIPKTEERDESDYR; this comes from the coding sequence TTGGATAAGGGTATTTACATGGATTATGAACTGATCGCAAAGGCTTTGTTTGAAAGTTTTGAGACAATCTATGATATCGATCTTGAGACCTCAGCATACAAATGCTTTCATGAGAGCGAAGACTACAAGAAGCTTAAGTTAGAGAAATCCGGAGACAACTTTTTCGAAGCTCTTCCATCGGGAGTTGAAGAAATCATAGCAGAGGACGATCGAGAGTACGTCCTGGAGATGCTTTCCCGCGATAATCTTGTCAGGGGTCTGCAGGATGACAAGTACTACACTTTCATATACCGCATCAAGAGAAACGGGAAAGAGGTCTATCATCAGATCACAGCGACGCTGCAGCCCACTGAAGAGGGGACACACGTCTACATGGGGGTCAAGAACATCGATAACCTGATGCAGCGGGAGATCAGGCACAGGGCGGAGCTTTCTTCCCTACAGCAGAAAGAAGCGAATCACATGAAAGCCGTGCTGGCCAGCTCTGCGGCGTATATGGAGATCAATCTCAGCAAAGATCTGGTTCTTGAGAAATCGGATGACATCACGGCGGTGGAGAAGCGTTTCATCAAGAGAATTCCCTCCCTGGAGGAGATCCCCCGGTATAGCGATCTTCACGATTGGATCTGTGAAAACCTCGTCGTAGAGAATGAGAAGCAATACAGAGAGGTCGGCTCTCCGGAGGCTCTGCTGAATCACTTTTACGGTGGAACCCTCAGGGCTTCTGTGCTGTTTTCCATCAGCACAAAAGAAGGCGGGATCCTGCCCTGCCGTGAAGTGTTTTACCTATATAAAGATCAGGAGACAGACGATGTTCACATGTTTTGTGTGATCTACGACCTGACCGAGCAGCAGAAAAGAGAGCAGGAGAAGAAGCAGCTCGAACAGGCACTCCGCATGAGCAGGATCCGGAATTTCACAAGCCAGATGCAACCGCATTTCCTGTATAATGCCCTGGGATCCATACAGGAGGTGATTCTGATGGATCCGGAATACGCCTCGGAATTGCTGGGGTATTTCACGGTCCACCTCAGAAGCTGCATCAGGGCCATGACAAAGGACGAACCGCTTGCCTTCTCGCAGGAACTGGAGAATGTGAAAGCGTATGTCAGTATAGAGAAGATGCGGTTTGGAAACAAACTTCGCATGGAATACGATACGAGGGTCACCCGGTTCTCGATCCTGCCGTTGACCATTCAGCCCCTCGTAGAGAATGCCATCCGCCACGGCATCTATGGAAGAGGACCGGAAGGCGGCGTTGTATACGTTCGGACTAGAGAAAGGGCGGACAGGTGGATCGTTGAGATCGAGGACACAGGGGTAGGTTTCGATGTGGAGGAATACTACAGGAGGCAAAGGATCGGAGAAGGGGACTCGACCGGCCTGAGAAATATCCAGTTTCGACTGGAGAAGGTCATGGGGGCGAGTCTGAAAGTGGAGAGTAAGATTGGGATCGGGACGAAAGTGACGGTATCTATACCGAAAACAGAGGAGAGAGATGAAAGCGATTATCGTTGA
- a CDS encoding transposase, with the protein MPRTAREHSQFGYIHVICRGINKQVLFEEDRDYSFYLYLLEKYSRETGVAVNAYCLMDNHIHLLLCDLNRCVATMMKKIGVAYAGYFNRKYERTGHLFQGRFHSVPIENEIALKTVFRYILQNPKKAGICNVDEYRWSSYDQYGDDSSFVDTSALVHMIGDKAVYRELVGAEVEDEPRALEMKKRDDEWAKAVLMRCLHVSNGMVLQTYDKTSRDKALHELKKIGLTIRQIERLTGINRGVVQRA; encoded by the coding sequence ATGCCAAGAACTGCGAGAGAACACAGCCAATTTGGGTATATTCATGTGATATGCCGTGGGATCAACAAACAGGTTTTGTTTGAAGAGGACAGGGATTATTCGTTTTATCTTTACCTCTTGGAGAAGTATAGCCGGGAAACGGGTGTGGCGGTCAACGCCTATTGCCTGATGGACAATCATATCCACCTGCTGCTCTGCGACCTGAATCGGTGCGTTGCAACGATGATGAAAAAGATAGGGGTCGCTTACGCCGGATATTTCAACAGGAAGTACGAGCGAACGGGACACTTGTTTCAGGGGAGGTTTCACAGTGTCCCGATCGAGAACGAAATTGCTCTCAAAACCGTGTTCAGGTACATCCTCCAGAATCCAAAGAAAGCAGGGATCTGCAATGTGGACGAGTATCGCTGGAGCAGCTATGATCAATATGGCGACGATTCATCTTTTGTCGACACCTCTGCGCTGGTCCACATGATTGGCGACAAAGCAGTATATAGGGAGTTGGTCGGAGCGGAGGTGGAGGATGAACCTCGCGCTCTCGAAATGAAGAAGAGGGATGACGAATGGGCAAAGGCTGTCCTTATGAGATGTTTGCATGTTTCAAATGGTATGGTCCTTCAAACGTATGACAAGACATCCCGGGACAAAGCCCTTCATGAACTAAAAAAGATCGGTTTGACGATCCGGCAGATCGAACGATTGACAGGAATCAATCGAGGGGTGGTGCAAAGGGCATGA
- a CDS encoding ATP-dependent RecD-like DNA helicase: METKTGILTEIIFYNEENGYTIADMETDEELLTVVGNLPSANKGACFQLTGNFRNHPKYGEQFVFTEAEEKLPETTAGIEGFLASGAIKGIGPKMAGVIVRTFGEDTFRIFEEEPARLLEVPGIGEKKMQTIVEAYKAHREFADVSVYFQKYGVSAAQALRLYKAYGRDAVNLMTENPYRLVDELYGFGFRRADEIAMKLGLAADSPYRIDSGIRYALSYIASDGSTYLPEQELLEQVCELLDLTREQVAERITELALSGDLQIDRIEGEVVVYDYLYFYAEQKVCAGLAALRNAEIKALSVDIDRTIRFTEESAGIPFSEKQKLAIRSCLTHGVSVITGGPGTGKTTIINAVINILEESDLSVAIAAPTGRASKRITETSGHYAQTIHRLLEYYYSEDTKEMIFGKNREEPLDYDAVIIDEASMIDLLLMKALTDALRPGTRLILVGDSDQLPSVGAGNVLRDLIESDYVPVARLTEIYRQGQESMIVMNAHRINHGEYPSVNGKETDFFFMDRSNEEDMQALIVDLVTRRLPAYYRDLDPLAEIQVLSPTKKGKTGTRELNAVLQAKINPKMPGTPEKAHRGRVFRAGDKVMQVRNNYQLEWRIPGNPEPGQGVFNGDVGFIQDISPEDGTMTVLFDEEKFVQYDFGMLDELELAYAVTVHKSQGSEFPVMVMPISWLPPMLATRNLLYTAVTRGKQAVVLVGVRERMHAMIDNDRIRLRYSGLRYRLEKLLEFE, encoded by the coding sequence ATGGAAACAAAGACCGGGATTTTGACCGAGATCATATTTTATAACGAGGAAAACGGGTACACCATCGCAGATATGGAAACCGACGAAGAATTGCTCACGGTAGTGGGCAATCTTCCATCTGCGAACAAGGGGGCCTGTTTTCAGTTAACGGGGAATTTCAGAAATCACCCAAAGTACGGAGAGCAGTTCGTCTTCACAGAGGCTGAGGAAAAACTACCGGAAACAACGGCAGGGATCGAGGGATTTCTGGCCTCCGGCGCCATCAAGGGGATTGGGCCCAAGATGGCCGGCGTCATTGTCCGGACCTTTGGGGAGGATACATTCCGCATCTTTGAGGAAGAACCGGCGCGGCTACTTGAGGTACCCGGCATCGGCGAGAAGAAGATGCAGACGATCGTAGAGGCATATAAGGCGCATCGGGAGTTTGCGGATGTGTCCGTGTACTTTCAAAAATACGGCGTGTCGGCTGCGCAGGCACTCAGACTATACAAAGCCTATGGGCGTGATGCCGTGAATCTGATGACGGAAAATCCGTACAGGCTGGTGGATGAGTTGTACGGATTCGGGTTCCGCCGGGCGGACGAAATCGCCATGAAACTGGGGCTGGCAGCGGACAGTCCCTACCGCATCGACAGCGGGATCCGCTATGCGCTGTCCTATATTGCATCGGACGGGAGTACCTACCTGCCGGAGCAGGAACTGCTGGAGCAGGTCTGTGAACTGCTCGATCTGACCCGGGAGCAGGTGGCTGAACGGATCACAGAACTGGCACTTTCCGGGGATCTGCAGATCGATCGTATCGAAGGTGAGGTGGTGGTCTACGATTATCTCTACTTCTATGCCGAGCAGAAGGTCTGCGCCGGGCTGGCGGCTCTCCGGAACGCGGAGATCAAGGCTTTGTCCGTGGACATCGACCGCACGATCCGGTTTACCGAGGAGAGCGCGGGGATCCCCTTCTCTGAGAAACAGAAACTGGCGATCCGAAGCTGCCTGACCCATGGTGTGTCGGTGATCACGGGAGGACCGGGCACCGGCAAGACCACCATCATCAATGCGGTGATCAATATTCTGGAGGAAAGCGATCTGTCGGTGGCTATTGCAGCCCCCACGGGCCGGGCGTCCAAGCGGATCACGGAGACCTCCGGGCACTATGCCCAGACAATCCACCGGCTGCTGGAGTATTACTATTCCGAGGATACCAAGGAGATGATCTTCGGGAAGAACCGGGAGGAACCGTTGGATTACGACGCGGTCATCATCGACGAGGCGTCCATGATCGATCTTCTGCTGATGAAGGCGCTGACGGATGCTCTCAGGCCGGGTACCAGATTGATCCTGGTGGGCGACAGCGACCAGCTGCCCTCTGTGGGGGCAGGGAATGTGCTCCGGGATCTGATCGAAAGCGACTACGTGCCGGTGGCGCGTCTCACGGAGATCTACCGGCAGGGGCAGGAGAGCATGATCGTGATGAATGCGCATCGGATCAACCATGGGGAGTATCCATCGGTCAACGGAAAGGAGACGGATTTCTTTTTCATGGATCGGAGCAATGAGGAGGATATGCAGGCGCTGATCGTGGATTTGGTGACCAGGCGATTACCGGCGTATTACAGGGATCTGGATCCGCTTGCAGAGATCCAGGTGCTCTCGCCAACCAAGAAAGGAAAGACCGGGACCAGAGAGCTGAACGCTGTGCTGCAGGCAAAGATCAACCCGAAGATGCCTGGGACACCGGAAAAGGCGCATCGAGGGCGGGTTTTCCGGGCCGGAGACAAGGTCATGCAGGTCCGGAACAACTACCAGCTCGAGTGGAGGATCCCCGGAAATCCGGAACCGGGGCAGGGAGTGTTCAACGGCGATGTGGGCTTCATCCAGGATATCTCGCCGGAGGATGGTACCATGACGGTGTTGTTCGACGAAGAGAAGTTCGTCCAGTATGATTTCGGTATGCTGGATGAGCTGGAACTGGCCTATGCGGTCACGGTTCACAAGAGCCAGGGCTCTGAGTTTCCGGTGATGGTGATGCCCATCTCCTGGCTGCCACCAATGCTGGCCACGAGGAACCTGCTCTATACGGCGGTCACGAGGGGAAAACAGGCTGTGGTCCTGGTGGGCGTTCGCGAACGCATGCACGCCATGATCGACAACGACCGCATCCGCCTGCGGTACTCCGGTCTTCGGTATCGCCTGGAGAAACTGTTGGAGTTCGAATAA
- a CDS encoding response regulator, producing the protein MKAIIVDDELLMMRKFERLTEGIDDLNLVGKFEDARAALAYMEKDPVSVAFLDIEMPIMDGITLAQKLREIRRNVIIVFITAYDEYIRDSNEIGGDYYLIKPYTRETLKLMMEKIRILATRQNKDVYIQTFGRFTVRKNNIPINLTGKAKEILALIVTRQGKEISNEEIYSIIWENRPYSNENMTVYYNALRRLRSSLRSAGLGGLLISTARGQMVNTDMFDCDYYSWKLKNMELRDQFAGEFLSEYSWGETILSNILQEEYDIV; encoded by the coding sequence ATGAAAGCGATTATCGTTGATGACGAACTGCTGATGATGCGGAAGTTTGAAAGACTGACAGAGGGGATCGATGATCTCAACCTGGTCGGGAAATTCGAAGATGCCAGAGCGGCGCTTGCCTACATGGAGAAGGATCCGGTAAGCGTAGCGTTTCTGGATATTGAGATGCCGATCATGGATGGGATCACCCTCGCTCAGAAATTGAGAGAGATAAGGCGTAATGTTATTATTGTATTCATAACGGCTTACGATGAGTACATCCGGGATTCCAACGAGATCGGCGGGGACTACTATCTCATAAAGCCGTACACCAGGGAGACCCTGAAGCTGATGATGGAGAAGATCAGGATCCTCGCCACCAGACAAAACAAAGACGTCTATATCCAGACGTTTGGAAGGTTCACCGTCAGGAAGAACAACATTCCGATCAACCTTACAGGAAAGGCAAAGGAGATCCTGGCGCTGATCGTTACCAGGCAGGGGAAAGAGATCAGTAATGAGGAGATCTACAGCATCATATGGGAGAACAGGCCGTATAGCAATGAGAACATGACCGTCTACTACAATGCCCTGCGCAGGCTCCGGTCCTCTCTAAGAAGTGCCGGATTGGGTGGTTTGCTGATCTCCACCGCACGAGGACAGATGGTCAACACGGATATGTTCGATTGCGATTACTATTCCTGGAAACTGAAGAACATGGAACTTAGAGATCAGTTTGCCGGGGAGTTCCTTTCGGAATACTCGTGGGGCGAGACGATCCTGTCCAACATCCTTCAGGAGGAATACGATATTGTTTAA
- a CDS encoding DMT family transporter — MNRGVAYLLTAMTALFWGLSFVVLNKALDYVDEFQVLALRWTLASLLFGGLIVFRVIRIDLRQPEWKYLLLTGILEPGIYSVFEIFGLSHTSPSVSSIFIATIPTMTLLMEAVIWRARLSRRSVGSILLAFFGVMVFTVFSPAFQLGGSMRGYAYMMGAVVAGAVYTFASKAASRAYGPLEITAVMAFVGTIVFNLVCLLRGHGMDTYTICLSNGKLLAAILFLGICCSSLCYIAFNKIIAHIDAAMANNLVGNLTTAVGVAGGILFNRDPAGWFTVVGMLLTLVGVWMSSREVED; from the coding sequence ATGAACCGAGGCGTCGCTTATCTGCTGACTGCGATGACAGCCCTTTTCTGGGGGCTGTCGTTTGTTGTGCTGAACAAAGCCCTGGATTATGTGGATGAGTTTCAGGTACTGGCCTTGCGCTGGACACTGGCGTCTCTGCTCTTTGGCGGACTGATTGTTTTTCGGGTGATTCGGATCGACCTCCGCCAGCCGGAGTGGAAGTACCTGCTCCTCACAGGAATCCTGGAGCCTGGGATCTACTCTGTGTTTGAGATCTTTGGACTGAGCCATACGTCCCCGTCTGTGAGTTCGATCTTCATTGCGACGATCCCTACCATGACGCTGCTGATGGAGGCGGTGATCTGGCGTGCCAGGTTGAGCAGGCGGAGTGTGGGGAGCATTCTTCTGGCTTTTTTTGGCGTGATGGTGTTTACCGTGTTTTCGCCGGCGTTTCAACTGGGCGGGAGTATGAGAGGCTATGCTTATATGATGGGGGCAGTGGTAGCCGGTGCTGTCTACACGTTTGCCAGCAAGGCGGCCAGCCGAGCCTATGGCCCGCTGGAGATCACAGCGGTGATGGCGTTCGTAGGGACGATCGTGTTCAACCTGGTGTGTTTGCTGCGGGGCCACGGCATGGATACCTATACCATCTGCCTGAGCAATGGGAAGCTGCTGGCGGCGATCCTTTTTCTGGGGATCTGTTGCTCCAGTCTGTGCTACATCGCTTTCAACAAGATCATTGCCCACATCGACGCTGCAATGGCCAACAACCTGGTAGGGAATCTGACCACTGCAGTGGGGGTGGCAGGGGGAATCCTGTTCAACCGGGATCCGGCCGGCTGGTTCACCGTGGTGGGCATGCTTCTGACGCTGGTAGGCGTGTGGATGTCCTCCCGTGAGGTAGAAGACTGA
- a CDS encoding ComF family protein, whose product MSKRTVPFDTFDTFMDLLFPPSLYCHCCGNLIDQTRTYGLCDHCIRHIRWDRGAPLVRDGMVMVRCAEYGIYERSLIFALKYNGHRYIARSIAEMMADRLALTSLEFDVIVPIPMHKTKQRKRGFNHAALIGKYLADRTGTVCLPEALVRTQDTRPMRGLSPTERENNIRGHISLGPQARELVGKRVLLLDDFFTTGATARECRRALDQAEPSDVMLLAFAAKY is encoded by the coding sequence GTGTCAAAAAGAACCGTCCCCTTTGACACATTCGACACATTCATGGATCTGCTCTTCCCGCCATCGCTTTACTGCCATTGCTGCGGCAACCTGATCGACCAGACCCGCACTTATGGGCTGTGCGATCACTGCATCCGGCACATCCGTTGGGACAGGGGAGCGCCGCTGGTCAGGGACGGCATGGTGATGGTGCGGTGCGCCGAGTACGGAATCTATGAGAGAAGTCTGATCTTTGCCCTAAAGTACAACGGGCATCGTTACATCGCCCGGAGCATCGCGGAGATGATGGCGGATCGTCTGGCGCTGACAAGCCTGGAGTTCGATGTGATCGTTCCCATCCCTATGCACAAAACAAAACAGCGAAAGCGTGGTTTCAACCACGCTGCGCTGATCGGGAAGTACCTGGCGGACCGCACAGGCACGGTATGCCTGCCGGAGGCACTGGTCAGGACGCAGGATACAAGACCGATGAGAGGACTTTCTCCGACCGAACGAGAAAACAACATACGCGGGCATATTTCGCTTGGGCCCCAGGCCAGGGAACTTGTGGGGAAACGTGTTCTCCTTTTGGACGATTTCTTCACCACCGGCGCCACCGCCAGAGAGTGCCGGAGGGCATTGGACCAGGCGGAACCAAGTGACGTGATGCTTCTGGCGTTTGCGGCGAAATACTGA